A single window of Hyphomicrobiales bacterium DNA harbors:
- a CDS encoding ADP-dependent phosphofructokinase/glucokinase, whose amino-acid sequence MLFSRKAAALADMAASAPPTLCGFSAGVDAYVPLADAVPLWQEDAPSAARRIGDEVLRRGRHGIGGEIAVDWPEGDAWLGAHLPHRHGLGGTAAQIAAALATLGAPAVLALEDRSQRQLEVIPNGVAFVTSDGRLRHTQMVEPTPRGRARNWIFEYTKDRPIRGIAPPRSSRVIVRLADRPLHDDPAFDGSSAMLGAGAAVLAGFPSVPPAQLPAAIERAAKLGRRWRAAGTATVHVELADYGDRQVAVEAVMTGLTGVATSLGASLSEFDRYIRRPGSLAERAVAVARHMDLDRVAIHADEWAFAVTRHDAAAEREALICGCLLASARAAAGHIVQPVGPPEGAIFHALPDFGPPPSGWHVVACAAPYLPRPVSTIGLGDTFVAGCLLALGASINQPSFQKSSFQELFDDSGSRTTPRSECLAG is encoded by the coding sequence ATGCTCTTCAGCCGAAAGGCTGCGGCGCTGGCAGACATGGCCGCCAGTGCTCCGCCGACGCTTTGTGGCTTCTCCGCTGGCGTCGATGCCTATGTTCCGCTCGCCGACGCGGTCCCGCTTTGGCAGGAAGACGCGCCATCTGCGGCGCGACGGATCGGCGACGAGGTTCTGCGGCGCGGGCGCCACGGCATAGGCGGCGAAATCGCTGTCGACTGGCCGGAAGGCGATGCATGGCTCGGCGCGCATCTTCCCCACCGCCATGGGCTGGGCGGCACGGCCGCCCAGATCGCTGCCGCCTTGGCGACGCTGGGAGCACCGGCGGTGCTCGCGCTGGAGGATCGCAGCCAGCGCCAGCTGGAGGTCATTCCGAACGGGGTCGCCTTCGTGACATCCGATGGCCGTCTGCGCCATACGCAGATGGTTGAGCCAACACCGCGCGGGCGGGCTCGCAACTGGATCTTCGAATATACGAAGGACAGACCCATCCGGGGCATCGCACCACCGCGATCGAGCCGGGTGATCGTCCGGCTCGCCGACAGGCCTCTGCACGATGACCCTGCATTCGACGGTAGCAGCGCGATGCTGGGCGCTGGCGCAGCGGTGCTCGCCGGCTTCCCGAGCGTGCCTCCCGCACAGCTTCCAGCGGCGATCGAACGCGCCGCAAAACTGGGTCGTCGGTGGCGCGCGGCCGGCACGGCAACCGTTCATGTCGAGCTGGCCGACTACGGGGACCGCCAGGTTGCGGTTGAGGCGGTCATGACAGGCCTCACCGGCGTCGCCACCTCGCTTGGTGCCAGCCTGTCGGAATTCGACCGCTATATCCGCCGTCCCGGCTCGCTGGCCGAGCGGGCCGTCGCTGTGGCTCGACACATGGATCTCGACCGCGTCGCCATCCACGCGGATGAGTGGGCCTTCGCGGTAACCCGCCACGACGCGGCCGCAGAGCGGGAAGCCCTTATCTGCGGTTGCCTCCTTGCCTCGGCGCGTGCGGCCGCGGGCCATATCGTCCAGCCTGTCGGACCGCCCGAGGGTGCGATTTTTCACGCCCTGCCGGATTTCGGGCCGCCCCCGTCCGGCTGGCATGTCGTAGCCTGCGCGGCTCCCTATCTGCCGCGTCCCGTCAGCACGATCGGCCTCGGTGACACTTTCGTCGCCGGCTGCCTGCTCGCCCTCGGCGCCTCCATCAACCAGCCCTCTTTCCAAAAGTCATCTTTCCAGGAGTTATTCGATGACAGCGGCTCCCGCACGACACCCCGTTCAGAATGCCTCGCCGGTTGA
- a CDS encoding Acetylornithine deacetylase/succinyl-diaminopimelate desuccinylase-like protein gives MTQPLSPLAQNALDLAEAWCRIPSVRGDDQALDRQAAAISHWLRHQLGAAIINDRRVDSRPAVIHARLDVGAAHTVILYNMYDVMPADPAGWSVAPFGGGVVDLPEIGACFVARGAENNKGPLAGMLSVLKQMAESGSLAVNVEILVEGEEESGSGALRAYLLDSACPLRASIGGLFPSFCEYGGGPPRVYLGFSGIAKGEISVDGGDWGGPHAAIHSSNAPWIANPASRLVAALALFGRSPTGELGRITLDAEARAIVADLAANFDPQAELRFRKTDRFALEGDAETLLSHVLTTASATINSLATEPAAGDAIIPHAARAAFDLRCPPSLDPAGYLAAFRETLRTAGLGGVVLDIADAYPGTRFSRDTAGVSALLAAYGATSAPPQVWPWAIGAAPGYAFARHAASFLIGGAGRGGNAHGIDEFMTLEGFERFLRSVTIWLDEMAKVPTPGESP, from the coding sequence GTGACCCAGCCGCTTTCCCCTCTCGCCCAGAACGCCCTCGATCTTGCCGAGGCGTGGTGCCGTATTCCGTCGGTGCGGGGGGACGATCAGGCACTTGACCGACAGGCGGCCGCCATCAGCCACTGGCTGCGCCACCAGCTTGGCGCGGCGATCATCAATGACCGCCGCGTGGATAGCCGGCCCGCTGTCATCCACGCGCGGCTCGATGTAGGCGCTGCCCACACCGTCATCCTCTATAACATGTACGACGTGATGCCCGCCGATCCCGCCGGTTGGTCCGTTGCGCCCTTCGGGGGCGGCGTCGTCGATCTGCCGGAGATCGGCGCCTGTTTCGTGGCACGCGGGGCCGAGAACAACAAGGGCCCGCTGGCCGGCATGCTGTCTGTCCTGAAGCAGATGGCGGAGAGCGGCAGCCTGGCCGTCAATGTCGAAATTCTGGTGGAAGGCGAGGAGGAAAGCGGCAGCGGCGCGCTGCGCGCCTATCTCCTCGATTCCGCCTGCCCGCTCCGCGCCAGCATTGGCGGCCTGTTCCCGTCCTTCTGCGAATATGGCGGAGGCCCGCCACGCGTCTATCTCGGCTTTTCCGGCATAGCCAAGGGCGAAATCAGCGTGGATGGGGGCGATTGGGGCGGCCCGCACGCAGCCATCCATTCCAGCAACGCGCCGTGGATCGCCAACCCGGCAAGCCGTCTCGTCGCAGCACTTGCCCTGTTCGGCCGGTCGCCAACCGGCGAACTTGGCAGGATCACGCTCGACGCGGAAGCACGCGCGATTGTCGCCGACCTCGCGGCAAACTTCGATCCGCAGGCCGAGCTGCGCTTTCGCAAGACGGACCGTTTCGCGCTGGAAGGCGATGCGGAAACCTTGCTGTCACATGTGCTAACGACAGCCTCCGCCACCATCAATTCACTCGCGACGGAACCGGCTGCGGGTGATGCGATCATTCCGCACGCGGCGCGCGCGGCGTTCGACCTGCGTTGCCCGCCCTCCCTCGACCCCGCGGGTTATCTCGCAGCCTTCCGCGAGACGTTGCGGACTGCCGGCCTGGGCGGTGTCGTGCTCGACATCGCGGATGCCTATCCCGGCACCCGCTTCTCCCGGGATACTGCCGGTGTCAGCGCCTTGCTGGCCGCGTATGGCGCAACGTCAGCACCACCGCAGGTCTGGCCCTGGGCAATCGGCGCAGCCCCCGGCTATGCCTTTGCGCGCCACGCGGCTTCATTCCTCATCGGGGGGGCCGGGCGCGGCGGCAATGCCCATGGCATCGATGAATTCATGACGCTGGAGGGCTTCGAGCGGTTCCTGCGGTCCGTCACGATTTGGCTGGATGAAATGGCAAAGGTGCCTACACCGGGGGAGAGCCCATGA
- the dcyD gene encoding D-cysteine desulfhydrase — translation MKLEDIPRLSLGFLPTPIEKLPRLSAEYGIDLSVKRDDFTGFGGGGNKVRKLEYLMADAVAQDVKVLITTGGHQSNHARMTAAAARKFGMKPILVLRGNSPAVLQGNLLLDHLLGAEIDFLDPDAYFTEINPRMQYHADQAAARGEKSYIIPLGGASALGAMGYVAAVKELAAQYAAAGETAPDLIVAPVGSGGTLAGLLIGCALFWPDTKVAGIAVSGSAVPFSERIAVMANAGAELLDFDKRFEPADIRIENGYVGPGYAIPSPEGNAAITKAARTEGMLLDPVYTGKAVAGLLDCVTRGSIAKGSKVLFVHCGGSPALFPHAELLTQDRVR, via the coding sequence ATGAAACTCGAAGACATTCCGCGCCTCTCCCTTGGCTTTCTCCCGACGCCGATTGAAAAGCTCCCGCGCCTCAGCGCCGAATATGGCATCGACCTCTCGGTCAAGCGCGATGACTTCACGGGCTTCGGCGGAGGCGGCAACAAGGTCAGGAAGCTCGAATATCTGATGGCTGACGCTGTCGCTCAGGACGTCAAGGTCCTGATCACGACAGGCGGGCACCAGTCCAACCACGCGCGGATGACGGCCGCCGCCGCGCGCAAATTCGGAATGAAGCCTATCCTCGTGCTGCGCGGCAACAGCCCAGCGGTGCTGCAGGGCAATCTGCTGCTTGATCATCTCTTAGGCGCTGAGATCGACTTTCTCGATCCGGATGCCTATTTCACCGAGATCAATCCGCGCATGCAGTATCACGCGGATCAGGCTGCGGCCCGTGGCGAGAAGTCCTATATCATCCCGCTCGGCGGCGCGAGCGCGCTCGGCGCGATGGGCTATGTCGCGGCGGTGAAGGAACTCGCCGCGCAATATGCGGCGGCCGGAGAGACTGCGCCCGATCTCATCGTCGCGCCCGTCGGCTCGGGCGGAACGCTCGCCGGCCTCCTCATCGGTTGCGCTCTCTTCTGGCCCGACACCAAGGTCGCCGGCATCGCGGTCAGCGGCAGCGCAGTACCCTTCTCTGAGCGCATCGCCGTCATGGCCAATGCTGGCGCCGAACTGCTCGATTTCGACAAGCGCTTCGAGCCAGCGGATATCCGCATTGAGAACGGCTATGTGGGTCCAGGCTATGCCATCCCCAGCCCTGAGGGCAACGCCGCGATCACCAAGGCCGCGCGAACCGAGGGCATGCTGCTCGACCCGGTCTATACCGGCAAAGCCGTCGCCGGCCTGCTGGACTGCGTGACGCGCGGCTCCATCGCCAAAGGTAGCAAGGTCTTGTTCGTCCATTGCGGCGGATCGCCCGCGCTCTTCCCCCATGCGGAGCTGCTGACACAGGATCGCGTCCGCTAG
- the yihV gene encoding Sulfofructose kinase: MTKSASAPRPARIVCVGTTTMDFIFALDTFPVGPLKFRAKSFHAVGGGNAGTAAVAIQRLGGEAHLMARVGDDPIGRQALDELRARGIGTELMMVHPGAKTTLACIMIDGSGERQIISYADPDLPSTVADVDLPEDTDALLADARWAEGALHMMRKARAAGLPTILDGDIPVIPDELLALSSIAAFSRQALAENTGSPEVEEGLRRLAGRTPGVPVVTDGANGLYWLDQGRLRHMPAFKVKARDTLGAGDVFHGALALAIGRGEDVEQALRFGAAAAAVKVTRFGGREGCPDAGEVESLLAGAA, from the coding sequence ATGACCAAGTCTGCCTCCGCCCCTCGTCCCGCGCGCATTGTCTGTGTTGGCACAACGACGATGGACTTCATCTTCGCGCTCGACACTTTTCCGGTCGGGCCGTTGAAATTCCGCGCCAAGAGCTTCCACGCAGTCGGTGGCGGCAATGCCGGCACAGCGGCGGTGGCGATCCAGCGGCTCGGGGGCGAGGCGCATCTGATGGCGCGAGTCGGCGACGACCCGATCGGTCGGCAAGCGCTCGACGAACTGAGGGCACGTGGGATCGGCACCGAATTGATGATGGTTCACCCGGGTGCCAAGACGACCTTGGCCTGCATCATGATCGACGGATCGGGCGAACGCCAGATCATAAGCTATGCCGATCCAGACTTGCCTTCGACCGTTGCGGATGTGGATCTGCCCGAAGACACCGATGCTCTCCTCGCCGACGCCCGTTGGGCGGAGGGGGCGCTCCATATGATGCGCAAGGCCCGGGCCGCTGGTCTTCCCACCATTCTCGACGGGGACATACCTGTCATTCCCGATGAATTGCTCGCGCTCTCGAGTATCGCTGCTTTCTCACGGCAGGCGCTGGCGGAGAATACGGGGAGCCCCGAGGTGGAAGAGGGCCTGAGGCGGCTTGCCGGGCGCACCCCGGGCGTTCCGGTGGTGACGGATGGCGCCAATGGCCTCTACTGGCTTGACCAAGGCCGCCTACGACACATGCCGGCCTTCAAGGTGAAAGCGCGCGACACGCTCGGCGCAGGCGACGTCTTCCATGGTGCGCTGGCCCTGGCGATCGGCCGCGGCGAAGATGTTGAACAGGCATTGCGCTTCGGTGCCGCCGCGGCCGCGGTTAAGGTGACCCGCTTTGGCGGACGCGAGGGTTGCCCCGATGCGGGCGAGGTCGAGAGCCTGCTCGCGGGAGCAGCCTGA
- the malG gene encoding Trehalose/maltose transport system permease protein MalG, producing MAYVPNTTSPAIRALNRCLFTAGALFIVLWSIGPFLWQLSTAFQSNRDIIGAVPRYLPFPGGTIEHFVNIFVAKRFQLYIINSLIVSSATTVLCVALGTLAAYALARFDIRGRYGMLGTVLAISMFPHITFVAALYLLMADLHLLDTYRGLIIVYLAFGLPLVIWVMFGYFQAVPKEIEEAARIDGAGKIRTLVTIIMPMVAPGIVTVSLLSFIAAWNEFMFALALTSNISTQTIPVGIANFQDIYYVPWGDIAAASVVVTAPLIVLVLVFQRRIIDGLTAGGVKE from the coding sequence ATGGCCTATGTACCCAATACGACATCGCCAGCCATCAGGGCGCTCAACCGCTGCCTCTTCACCGCAGGTGCGTTGTTCATCGTGCTATGGTCGATCGGTCCGTTCCTGTGGCAACTCAGCACAGCGTTCCAGTCCAACCGCGACATTATCGGTGCTGTTCCACGCTATCTGCCGTTCCCCGGTGGAACGATCGAACATTTCGTCAATATCTTCGTGGCAAAGCGCTTCCAGCTCTACATTATCAATTCCTTGATCGTCTCGTCGGCGACAACTGTTCTGTGCGTGGCGCTGGGTACGCTGGCCGCTTATGCGCTGGCCCGCTTTGATATTCGCGGGCGTTACGGGATGCTGGGCACGGTGCTCGCCATTTCGATGTTCCCGCATATCACCTTCGTCGCAGCGCTCTACCTGCTGATGGCGGACTTGCACCTCCTCGATACCTATCGCGGCCTGATCATCGTCTATCTCGCCTTCGGCCTGCCGCTGGTGATCTGGGTGATGTTCGGCTATTTCCAGGCGGTGCCAAAGGAGATCGAGGAGGCAGCCCGCATCGACGGTGCCGGCAAGATCCGCACGCTCGTCACCATCATCATGCCGATGGTCGCCCCGGGCATCGTCACGGTCAGCTTGCTCAGCTTCATCGCCGCGTGGAACGAATTCATGTTCGCGCTCGCGCTGACCTCCAATATCAGCACGCAGACCATCCCGGTCGGCATCGCGAATTTCCAGGATATCTACTATGTGCCGTGGGGAGACATCGCGGCCGCATCCGTCGTCGTCACCGCGCCGCTCATCGTCCTCGTGCTCGTCTTCCAGCGCCGCATCATCGATGGCCTCACAGCCGGGGGGGTGAAGGAATGA
- a CDS encoding Ornithine cyclodeaminase gives MITLRYLSRADVIAAGGDDWALALADVREATRLLRAGEAGMEAESVMPMGGDPRAKAYGLPAFVGGGYDAAGLKWAVHLPESLGDLPSITNTTFINRLSDGRPLGLVESALLTRMRTAAVTALAMESLLPRPPSRVAILGAGAQAQAHLAMVLALFPTVGEIRLWNRTNARLDALLTNAPAPTGVALVRCAAIADAIANADVILSCTTAPQPILDAGAVRSGRLIVQVGYHEVAFSAIAASDVVTVDQWGHFAEKSAKSLFQMYRAGEFKPDRVAADLAGMVVDGWRPPPEASLYFSSFGLNLFDIALAARILHQAEAAGVGTTLPYL, from the coding sequence ATGATCACGTTGCGCTATCTCTCCCGCGCCGATGTCATCGCGGCTGGCGGCGACGACTGGGCGCTGGCCCTCGCCGACGTGCGGGAGGCTACCCGGCTGCTGCGCGCCGGAGAAGCCGGCATGGAGGCTGAGAGCGTCATGCCGATGGGCGGCGATCCGCGCGCCAAGGCTTATGGCCTGCCGGCCTTCGTCGGCGGCGGCTACGACGCGGCTGGCTTGAAATGGGCCGTGCATCTGCCGGAAAGCCTGGGCGATCTGCCGAGCATCACCAACACGACCTTCATCAATCGCCTGAGTGACGGCCGCCCCCTCGGGCTGGTCGAGAGCGCCCTCCTGACACGGATGCGGACAGCAGCCGTCACCGCTCTGGCCATGGAGAGTCTCCTGCCGCGCCCTCCCAGCCGCGTCGCCATTCTCGGCGCAGGCGCCCAGGCGCAGGCTCACCTCGCCATGGTGCTGGCACTGTTTCCGACCGTGGGTGAAATTCGGCTCTGGAACCGGACCAACGCGCGGCTTGATGCGCTTCTTACGAACGCGCCCGCTCCCACCGGCGTGGCGCTCGTCCGTTGCGCTGCAATCGCGGACGCCATCGCGAATGCCGATGTCATCCTGAGTTGCACGACCGCACCCCAACCAATCCTTGATGCGGGGGCGGTGCGATCTGGCCGGCTGATCGTTCAGGTCGGCTATCACGAGGTGGCCTTTTCCGCGATCGCCGCCAGTGACGTGGTGACGGTCGACCAGTGGGGTCATTTTGCGGAGAAAAGTGCCAAAAGCCTCTTCCAGATGTACCGCGCCGGTGAATTTAAGCCTGACAGGGTTGCCGCCGATCTCGCAGGGATGGTGGTGGACGGCTGGCGGCCGCCCCCCGAGGCTTCGCTCTATTTTTCCAGCTTCGGCCTCAACCTGTTCGACATCGCGCTAGCGGCGCGCATCCTTCATCAGGCGGAAGCAGCGGGCGTCGGCACGACGCTGCCCTATCTCTAG
- the malF gene encoding Trehalose/maltose transport system permease protein MalF: MTSHGLAMPAVSQPRRQPLRVNWDAATPYLLLLPAGGVLLAVALYPMSMGVWLSFRDTSLIEQTDSFIGLDNYRTMLADDGFWNALWHTSLFTAVATFFETIIGLGMALIVNQYFTGRGLVRAAMLVPWAVPTVISSKMFGWLFDGQYGIVNHILLSIGVIDARIPWYSSPDYALITIIIADVWKTTPFMALLILAGLQTIPRSLIEAARVDGATSLQYFWRVCLPLLAPTLLIAAMLRSLDSFRIFDLVFVLTGGGPADSTEVLSTLTYKNLFSALQFGYGSALATMTFVAEMVIAAGFGLFLIRRLRVAQN, encoded by the coding sequence ATGACCAGCCACGGGCTCGCGATGCCCGCCGTTTCACAGCCGCGCCGCCAGCCGCTTCGCGTCAATTGGGATGCTGCCACACCCTATCTTCTCCTTCTTCCGGCCGGGGGGGTGCTACTCGCAGTCGCGCTCTATCCCATGTCGATGGGTGTCTGGCTGTCGTTCCGTGATACGTCCCTCATCGAGCAGACCGACAGCTTCATCGGTCTTGACAACTACCGGACGATGCTCGCCGACGACGGCTTCTGGAACGCGCTCTGGCACACGTCCCTGTTCACGGCCGTTGCCACTTTCTTCGAGACGATCATCGGGCTTGGAATGGCGTTGATCGTCAACCAGTATTTCACGGGGCGCGGCCTGGTGCGAGCGGCCATGCTGGTGCCATGGGCAGTTCCCACCGTCATCAGTTCGAAAATGTTCGGATGGCTGTTCGATGGCCAGTATGGCATCGTCAACCATATACTCCTGTCAATCGGCGTCATCGACGCCAGAATTCCTTGGTATTCATCGCCGGACTACGCACTGATCACAATTATCATCGCAGACGTCTGGAAGACGACGCCATTCATGGCGCTCCTTATCCTGGCGGGATTGCAGACCATTCCGCGCTCATTGATCGAGGCAGCCCGCGTGGACGGCGCGACATCGCTCCAATATTTCTGGCGCGTCTGCCTGCCGCTGCTCGCACCGACGCTCCTGATCGCGGCGATGCTCCGCTCGCTCGACTCCTTCCGCATCTTCGATCTCGTCTTTGTGCTGACAGGCGGCGGGCCGGCCGATTCCACGGAGGTCCTGTCTACCCTCACCTACAAGAACCTCTTCTCGGCCCTGCAATTCGGCTATGGCTCGGCGCTCGCGACCATGACCTTCGTTGCCGAGATGGTGATCGCCGCGGGGTTCGGCCTTTTCCTCATACGCCGCCTTCGCGTCGCGCAGAACTGA
- the cfxA gene encoding Fructose-bisphosphate aldolase 1 — MPLITLRQLLDHAAENDYGVPAFNLANMEQGLAILEAARAAGAPAILQMGRMTRSYATDIMLRHIVAALVESYPDIPICVHHDHGNNEASCATALQNGYTSVMMDGSLLEDAKTPASYEYNVAKTRMVVDMAHWMGASVEGEIGCIGAIGEDADGTTEHLTDPDQAVAFVAATKVDALAIAMGTSHGAYKFKRQPDGEILAMDRVEEIHRRLPNTHLVMHGSSSVPQEFQELINKYGGDMPQTWGVPVEEIQRGIRHGVRKVNIDTDNRMAMLAEIRRMLAEHPREIDLRKLFRPAIDAMTKLCRERFEQFGTAGQAAKIAVLPQSAMARRYASGALDPGVAA; from the coding sequence GTGCCATTGATCACGCTGAGGCAGCTGCTCGATCATGCCGCTGAGAATGACTACGGAGTGCCGGCCTTCAACCTCGCCAATATGGAGCAGGGGTTGGCGATCCTGGAGGCGGCGCGTGCCGCTGGCGCACCGGCGATCCTGCAGATGGGACGCATGACGCGCAGCTACGCCACGGATATCATGTTGCGCCATATCGTTGCGGCTCTTGTGGAAAGCTATCCGGATATTCCCATTTGCGTGCATCACGACCACGGCAACAATGAAGCTTCTTGTGCCACCGCGCTGCAGAACGGCTATACTTCCGTGATGATGGACGGTTCGCTCCTGGAGGATGCCAAGACACCTGCATCCTATGAGTACAATGTGGCCAAGACACGCATGGTCGTTGACATGGCGCATTGGATGGGTGCCTCCGTGGAGGGTGAGATCGGCTGTATCGGCGCGATCGGCGAGGACGCGGATGGCACCACCGAGCATCTGACCGACCCCGACCAGGCGGTCGCCTTCGTTGCCGCGACGAAGGTGGATGCGCTCGCGATAGCGATGGGCACGTCACATGGGGCTTACAAGTTCAAGCGCCAGCCCGACGGTGAGATTCTGGCCATGGATCGCGTCGAGGAGATTCATCGCCGTCTGCCCAACACGCATCTCGTCATGCATGGCTCCTCTTCTGTTCCACAGGAGTTCCAGGAGCTTATCAATAAGTACGGTGGTGATATGCCGCAGACCTGGGGCGTTCCGGTCGAGGAGATCCAGCGCGGCATCCGGCACGGCGTGCGCAAGGTGAATATCGACACGGACAACCGCATGGCCATGCTCGCGGAGATCCGCCGGATGCTGGCGGAGCATCCCCGGGAGATCGATCTTCGCAAGCTGTTCAGGCCGGCGATCGATGCGATGACGAAGCTCTGTCGGGAGCGTTTCGAGCAATTTGGCACGGCTGGCCAGGCTGCGAAGATCGCGGTACTGCCCCAATCCGCAATGGCCCGTCGCTATGCCTCGGGCGCTCTCGATCCGGGTGTCGCTGCATGA
- a CDS encoding Glycerol-3-phosphate regulon repressor: MTATFPISDAHLPARRRADITNYVRLNGEASVAELASHFQVSIDTVRRDLDQLARTGLVARTHGGAVPVSLNQVTPLSVRLGSNREAKERIAHAAAALISDGETLIANGGSTTLAFATALEGRRDLTLVTNNLSIPHVMPPGICSSLYVIGGDYRADTDVTVGPVVLNGSAKVTVDTAVIGVHGISADLGFSSRVLEEATMIAAMMQAARRTVIVADSSKFGRRSFAMIAPIAEAAILVTDAALPDELAGLFRDSGVRIVVA; this comes from the coding sequence ATGACCGCGACGTTTCCCATCAGCGATGCGCATCTTCCCGCGCGCCGCCGTGCCGACATCACGAACTATGTGCGCCTGAATGGCGAGGCATCGGTGGCGGAACTCGCGAGCCATTTTCAGGTCTCCATCGACACAGTGCGCCGTGACCTGGACCAGCTGGCGCGCACAGGTCTTGTTGCACGAACGCACGGCGGGGCCGTGCCGGTATCACTCAACCAGGTGACACCGCTGTCGGTGCGCCTGGGGTCCAATCGCGAGGCCAAGGAGCGCATAGCGCACGCGGCTGCGGCGCTGATCTCCGATGGTGAGACGCTGATCGCGAACGGTGGCTCAACGACCCTTGCTTTCGCAACGGCGCTCGAGGGGCGGCGGGATCTCACCCTGGTGACCAACAATCTCAGCATTCCCCATGTGATGCCGCCCGGCATCTGCTCGTCGCTTTATGTCATCGGCGGCGATTACCGCGCCGATACCGATGTGACGGTCGGGCCGGTTGTGCTCAATGGATCCGCAAAGGTGACGGTCGACACGGCCGTGATCGGCGTGCATGGAATCAGTGCGGACCTCGGCTTTTCCAGCCGTGTGCTGGAGGAGGCGACGATGATTGCGGCGATGATGCAGGCCGCTCGCCGTACGGTGATCGTCGCGGATTCGTCCAAGTTCGGCCGCAGATCCTTTGCGATGATCGCGCCGATTGCCGAAGCTGCCATTCTTGTCACCGACGCGGCCTTGCCGGATGAGCTCGCCGGACTTTTCAGGGATTCCGGCGTGCGCATCGTCGTTGCCTGA
- a CDS encoding ABC transporter substrate-binding protein, producing MSDNPVSPDACAERPRRAGASRRGILAGIAGATVLPVFSPYVARAATEITFASARFGGMTSFAFLVDAYNKSQNNVRISYVELPPSSASTEVHQALVQQLARRNGTPDVFTQDIIWIAEFASAGWAMPLDEYFDASARKVFFPGLVDACTYQGKLMALPWFITAGMLYYRKDLLDAAKIAPPKTWHELAEISKNLVGQDNTAFGFSWQAKQAEVLVCNLVEYIHSNNGTILSPDGKQCLINQPAAIEAVQFMYDTINKLKITPQDALSWNEEPSRRPFTAGQSIFLRNWPYAWAVSQDEKESKVVGKVGVVPLPAFKGGHSAATLGGYQVGVNAFTKNREAALDFARWVTSPEAQILMGLNIGQAPARSDVYDDARIVEARPYWPGLRATFNNAVPRPVTPRYPQLTLVLQSEVSKALTNGDIAGSLESAKTKIDAILAK from the coding sequence ATGAGCGACAATCCAGTTTCGCCAGATGCATGCGCGGAACGGCCGCGACGCGCAGGCGCCAGCCGCCGCGGCATCCTGGCTGGTATAGCGGGAGCCACAGTCCTTCCAGTCTTCAGTCCCTATGTGGCCCGCGCAGCAACCGAGATTACCTTCGCCTCCGCCCGCTTCGGCGGCATGACGAGCTTCGCCTTTCTGGTGGATGCCTATAACAAATCGCAGAACAATGTGCGTATTTCCTATGTCGAGCTGCCGCCATCAAGCGCATCGACAGAAGTTCACCAGGCGCTGGTGCAGCAACTCGCGCGGCGCAATGGCACTCCGGATGTCTTCACACAGGACATCATCTGGATCGCCGAATTCGCGAGCGCGGGCTGGGCGATGCCGCTCGATGAGTATTTTGACGCCTCGGCACGGAAGGTGTTTTTCCCAGGGCTGGTCGATGCCTGCACGTATCAGGGCAAGCTGATGGCGCTGCCCTGGTTTATCACGGCCGGGATGCTCTATTATCGCAAGGACCTGCTCGACGCAGCCAAGATCGCGCCACCGAAGACTTGGCACGAGCTAGCCGAAATCAGCAAGAATTTGGTTGGCCAGGATAACACCGCCTTCGGATTTTCATGGCAAGCCAAGCAGGCCGAAGTTCTTGTATGCAACCTTGTCGAATATATCCATTCCAATAATGGAACGATTCTTTCACCGGACGGCAAACAGTGTCTGATCAATCAGCCGGCTGCCATCGAAGCCGTGCAGTTTATGTATGACACGATCAATAAGCTGAAGATAACACCACAGGATGCGCTGAGCTGGAACGAGGAACCGTCCCGCCGCCCGTTCACGGCTGGCCAGTCCATCTTCCTGCGCAACTGGCCCTATGCCTGGGCGGTCTCGCAGGACGAGAAGGAATCCAAGGTCGTCGGAAAGGTCGGCGTCGTGCCCTTGCCCGCTTTCAAGGGCGGGCATAGCGCCGCGACGCTCGGCGGTTATCAGGTCGGCGTCAATGCCTTCACGAAAAACCGCGAGGCGGCGCTCGATTTCGCGCGATGGGTGACGTCGCCCGAAGCCCAGATCCTGATGGGACTGAATATTGGCCAGGCGCCGGCTCGTTCAGACGTCTACGACGATGCCCGCATCGTCGAAGCCCGTCCCTACTGGCCAGGCCTTCGCGCGACGTTCAACAATGCCGTCCCGCGCCCGGTCACGCCCCGTTATCCGCAGCTGACACTGGTGCTGCAGTCCGAGGTGTCTAAAGCGCTCACCAACGGCGATATCGCCGGTTCACTCGAAAGCGCGAAGACCAAGATCGACGCGATCCTGGCCAAATAG